A single region of the Mesotoga sp. Brook.08.105.5.1 genome encodes:
- the ftsH gene encoding ATP-dependent zinc metalloprotease FtsH, with product MDQKPRIGMILFYVVLGIFLLIALRGLYPTETSVVVPYTKFLDDFNNIIDIVVYDNGKVVYITGDNPRRSLETYVPSQTLMTQTFQNHIDRLAERGVNITFERGSDSLFWVNLLGTMIPLAIIVFIWFFLMRSMSGRNSQAFTFTKSPAKKYVNTDKHVTFKDVAGVEEAQQELADIVSYLKDPSVFTETGARMPKGILLVGPPGTGKTLLARAVAGEAGVPFFFISGSDFVELFVGVGAARVRDLFTQAKSSAPAILFIDEIDAVGRHRGAGLGGGHDEREQTLNQILVEMDGFDARTGVVVIAATNRPDILDKALLRPGRFDKKISVDPPDLKGRTEILKIHMRGKPIDPEVDVQLLARRTPGFVGADLENLINEAAILSARKKKKMIGMVELEEAIDRVLAGPAKRSRRINDREKKILAYHELGHAVVGLILPKAFPVHKVTIIPRGTSILGFTESLPLEDRYLITKSELLDNMAQALGGRAAEDLVFGEITTGAASDLERASAMARSMVTQFGMSERLGPIAWGKEEEEVFLGRELTRMKNYSEEIASEIDSEVKTIVLTCYERAKRVLSDYRKKLDEAADYLLQKETISGKELAEILGLETGNYYRDDIETVEIAPGATASDPEITKE from the coding sequence GTGGATCAAAAGCCCAGGATTGGAATGATTCTCTTCTATGTTGTTTTGGGCATATTCCTGCTAATTGCACTCAGGGGCCTATATCCAACTGAGACAAGTGTTGTAGTTCCCTACACTAAGTTCCTGGATGACTTTAATAATATTATTGATATAGTTGTTTACGATAATGGAAAAGTCGTGTACATAACAGGAGATAACCCCAGAAGATCACTTGAGACGTATGTCCCCTCTCAGACTCTTATGACTCAAACTTTTCAGAATCACATAGACCGATTGGCGGAGAGAGGAGTAAACATCACATTCGAAAGAGGAAGCGATTCTCTCTTCTGGGTGAATCTTCTTGGAACTATGATTCCTCTCGCAATAATCGTGTTCATCTGGTTCTTCTTGATGAGATCTATGTCTGGCCGCAATTCACAGGCCTTCACATTCACTAAGAGTCCGGCAAAGAAATATGTCAACACTGACAAACACGTGACTTTCAAGGATGTTGCGGGAGTTGAGGAGGCCCAGCAGGAGCTAGCCGACATTGTCAGTTATTTGAAGGATCCCTCGGTGTTCACAGAAACAGGGGCAAGAATGCCCAAAGGTATATTATTGGTGGGTCCTCCGGGAACGGGGAAGACGCTCCTTGCAAGAGCTGTGGCGGGAGAAGCTGGGGTTCCCTTCTTCTTCATAAGCGGATCGGACTTCGTCGAACTCTTCGTTGGAGTTGGAGCGGCAAGAGTTAGGGATCTTTTCACTCAGGCTAAGTCTTCAGCGCCTGCGATTCTGTTCATTGATGAAATTGACGCCGTGGGTAGACACAGAGGAGCAGGACTCGGGGGCGGCCATGACGAGAGAGAGCAGACGTTGAACCAGATTCTTGTCGAAATGGACGGATTTGATGCCAGGACCGGAGTTGTAGTTATTGCGGCCACGAACAGACCAGATATTCTGGACAAAGCTTTGCTGCGCCCAGGTAGATTTGACAAGAAAATCTCAGTTGATCCGCCAGATCTGAAAGGAAGAACAGAGATCCTGAAGATACACATGCGAGGTAAACCTATAGACCCTGAAGTTGATGTCCAGCTGCTTGCCAGGAGAACTCCAGGGTTTGTTGGAGCTGACTTGGAGAATCTGATCAATGAAGCGGCAATTCTCTCTGCTAGAAAGAAGAAAAAGATGATTGGAATGGTTGAACTTGAGGAAGCTATTGATAGAGTTCTTGCGGGACCGGCTAAGAGATCTCGGAGAATAAACGATCGTGAGAAGAAGATACTTGCCTATCACGAACTAGGACATGCCGTAGTAGGTTTGATTCTTCCAAAAGCCTTCCCTGTGCACAAGGTTACAATAATTCCTCGCGGCACTTCGATTCTCGGCTTCACGGAAAGCCTGCCACTAGAGGACAGGTATCTAATAACTAAGTCTGAGCTGTTAGACAATATGGCTCAGGCCCTAGGAGGAAGAGCGGCGGAAGATCTGGTATTTGGCGAGATTACCACTGGTGCTGCAAGCGATTTGGAAAGAGCAAGTGCGATGGCCCGGAGTATGGTCACTCAGTTTGGAATGAGTGAGAGATTGGGACCAATCGCTTGGGGCAAAGAGGAAGAGGAAGTATTTCTCGGAAGAGAGCTCACAAGGATGAAGAACTATTCTGAAGAAATTGCCAGTGAGATAGATTCAGAGGTTAAGACAATAGTTCTGACGTGTTATGAAAGGGCGAAGAGAGTTCTTTCGGATTACAGGAAGAAACTGGATGAAGCGGCCGACTATCTTCTTCAGAAGGAGACGATTTCCGGCAAAGAACTGGCCGAAATCCTGGGACTTGAAACCGGCAACTATTATAGAGATGATATTGAGACTGTAGAGATTGCTCCTGGGGCGACAGCAAGCGATCCCGAGATCACAAAGGAGTAG
- a CDS encoding radical SAM protein yields MRKPRDKRSWSEYEQVSSLKFRERFVSEVSGFGDVRVALIYPNSYEVGSASLSTHVLLRKLNELGSVRAERFFYNKDFLKYYSFDSLTPLDEFKIWAFSVHFELDLMNVFDILNKFSVPLRKEERNEFHPVIIAGGAMTYFNDNLLTEVADVVHRGDLSEEFLDGLSAVDHWMHRKEIIASLETEHVTPFFSDVLGESVFISPDSVFGDRYLIEVGRGCFRKCRFCVAGHRYGRPRFRKSDEVFDLMDSVADFTNRFGLVAATVTDYPGIDEVAEHCIEKGYELSVSSLRLDSVSDTLMKSLRLSNQSIFTIAPEGGSQRMRDAFAKGISRGDILSALELGRKHGFRRVKMYYIYGAVFERREDRQEIAEMALQASSMGYTSVVLSLNPLIPKPGTPFEEMPMESLSGLRKYEKEIRSELLVEGVKLDFESLKESQVQFALANIDKSHSRELLAHVERGVDPTPILKKYAEEVNSKRKEWKKHGKEEYSGC; encoded by the coding sequence GTGCGTAAACCGAGAGACAAAAGAAGCTGGAGTGAGTATGAGCAAGTCTCTAGTTTGAAATTCAGAGAGCGGTTTGTTAGTGAAGTAAGTGGATTTGGCGATGTTAGGGTAGCGCTTATTTACCCAAATTCGTACGAAGTAGGAAGTGCAAGTCTGTCTACGCACGTTTTGCTGAGAAAGCTTAACGAATTAGGCAGCGTGAGGGCAGAGAGGTTCTTTTACAATAAGGACTTTTTGAAGTATTATTCTTTTGATTCACTCACGCCCCTAGACGAGTTCAAGATTTGGGCTTTTTCTGTTCACTTTGAGCTTGATTTAATGAACGTCTTTGACATTCTTAATAAGTTCTCTGTTCCACTTAGAAAAGAGGAGAGAAATGAGTTTCACCCGGTGATCATTGCTGGTGGAGCCATGACTTACTTCAATGATAACCTCCTCACAGAAGTTGCCGATGTGGTTCACAGGGGAGACTTAAGTGAGGAGTTCCTTGATGGTCTATCCGCTGTTGACCACTGGATGCACAGAAAGGAGATAATTGCTTCTCTAGAGACGGAACATGTGACTCCTTTCTTTTCTGATGTTCTTGGTGAGAGTGTATTTATCAGTCCCGATTCAGTATTTGGAGACCGGTACCTAATTGAGGTAGGCAGAGGATGCTTTAGAAAGTGCAGGTTTTGTGTGGCTGGTCACAGATACGGAAGACCAAGATTCAGAAAGTCTGATGAGGTATTTGACCTGATGGATTCTGTAGCTGACTTCACGAATAGATTTGGACTTGTGGCAGCAACCGTTACTGACTATCCGGGCATCGATGAAGTAGCCGAACACTGTATTGAGAAAGGGTACGAATTATCAGTTTCTTCTCTTAGGCTCGATTCCGTTTCGGATACTCTAATGAAGTCACTCAGATTGTCCAATCAGAGTATTTTCACTATTGCCCCAGAAGGTGGAAGCCAGAGAATGAGAGATGCCTTTGCTAAAGGAATAAGCAGAGGAGATATCCTCAGCGCTTTGGAGCTAGGCAGAAAGCACGGTTTCCGTAGAGTGAAGATGTACTACATCTATGGAGCCGTCTTTGAAAGGCGTGAGGATAGACAAGAGATAGCCGAGATGGCGTTACAGGCTTCAAGCATGGGTTATACAAGTGTGGTTCTTAGTTTGAACCCTTTGATTCCGAAACCGGGTACTCCATTTGAAGAGATGCCGATGGAGTCTCTAAGCGGACTGAGAAAGTACGAGAAGGAGATCAGATCGGAGTTGTTGGTTGAGGGCGTAAAGCTTGACTTCGAGAGTTTGAAGGAATCTCAAGTTCAGTTTGCTCTTGCGAATATCGATAAGAGTCATTCCCGGGAGCTATTGGCACACGTGGAGCGTGGAGTTGATCCAACACCTATTCTGAAAAAATATGCAGAGGAAGTGAATTCGAAACGGAAGGAGTGGAAGAAGCATGGCAAAGAAGAGTATTCTGGTTGTTGA
- a CDS encoding response regulator transcription factor: MAKKSILVVDDEPSIVELLTFNLKKEGYDVLKAYDAEEALKIAEDNETDMFIVDIMLPGMDGFELVRNLRATEKFRQTPVIFLSAKSEEFDKVLGLELGADDYITKPFSVREVLARIRAVFRRIQQSAQAKEERPKKILAKDLEIDTEKYEVRVKNRMVSLTPLEFELLRFLAENEGKVFSRDVLLDKLWGYDYYGDTRTVDVHIRRLRTKIEEDASNPKYIITVRGKGYKFRDPGKED; the protein is encoded by the coding sequence ATGGCAAAGAAGAGTATTCTGGTTGTTGACGATGAGCCTTCGATCGTGGAACTCCTTACTTTTAACTTGAAAAAGGAGGGCTATGACGTCCTGAAAGCATATGATGCTGAAGAAGCGCTTAAGATCGCCGAGGACAATGAAACTGATATGTTCATCGTTGATATTATGCTTCCAGGAATGGATGGGTTCGAACTGGTCAGAAACCTGAGAGCAACCGAAAAGTTCAGACAGACACCTGTTATATTCTTGAGTGCTAAGAGCGAAGAATTCGACAAGGTATTGGGACTCGAGCTCGGAGCAGACGACTATATTACCAAGCCTTTCAGCGTGCGAGAAGTTCTGGCTAGAATAAGAGCGGTTTTCAGAAGGATTCAACAGAGCGCACAGGCAAAAGAAGAAAGGCCAAAGAAGATACTTGCGAAAGACCTAGAGATCGATACCGAGAAATACGAAGTAAGGGTAAAAAACCGAATGGTCAGCCTTACTCCTCTGGAATTTGAACTTCTAAGATTCCTGGCAGAAAATGAGGGCAAAGTCTTCAGTAGAGACGTTCTCTTGGACAAGCTGTGGGGATATGATTACTACGGTGACACAAGAACAGTTGATGTCCATATTAGACGGCTAAGAACTAAGATCGAAGAAGATGCCTCTAATCCAAAGTACATAATCACCGTTAGGGGTAAAGGTTACAAGTTCAGAGATCCTGGAAAGGAAGATTGA